In one Alnus glutinosa chromosome 12, dhAlnGlut1.1, whole genome shotgun sequence genomic region, the following are encoded:
- the LOC133883113 gene encoding uncharacterized protein LOC133883113, which yields MGFGALRTLIRPLSRTLISRTFPRPTTTLFPATLTSPIHRRTPWFPITNHFHSLTDTRFPKRRPTDKPRRKRVSLKPPGPYAWVQYTPGERIPPCSPNEGSVKRRNERKRMRQRLAFILAEKKKRQAQLREANRKKSIKRVERKMAAVARDRAWAQRLAELQQLEEEKKKSMA from the exons ATGGGGTTTGGAGCTCTAAGGACCCTAATTCGACCCCTCTCTAGAACCCTAATCTCTCGTACCTTCCCTCGGCCCACTACGACGCTGTTTCCTGCCACTCTCACATCCCCGATTCACCGCCGAACCCCGTGGTTTCCGATCACGAACCATTTCCACAGCTTGACGGACACTCGGTTCCCGAAGAGACGGCCCACCGACAAGCCTCGCCGCAAAAGAGTCAGCTTGAAACCCCCAG GGCCGTATGCTTGGGTTCAGTACACACCAGGCGAGCGGATACCTCCGTGTAGTCCCAATGAAGGCAGTGTGAAAAGAAGGAACGAGAGAAAGCGCATGAGGCAGCGCCTCGCGTTCATACTG gcagaaaaaaagaaacggCAGGCTCAGTTGCGGGAGGCTAATAGGAAGAAGAGCATTAAGAGGGTAGAGCGGAAAATGGCTGCTGTGGCAAGGGACAGAGCGTGGGCTCAAAGACTTGCTGAGCTGCAGCAGcttgaggaagagaagaaaaaatccATGGCTTAA